One Solanum lycopersicum chromosome 4, SLM_r2.1 DNA window includes the following coding sequences:
- the LOC138348094 gene encoding uncharacterized protein, protein MMDIVWQSLLVEVTKDTDKVVELNGEVEDNTGKDDEVPRKVTPMPIPPPPFPQILVKKIEDGKYRRFITMLKKFSVNVPLVEALEQMPGYAKFMKDLVTKKRSVTFEDDDRMMHCSATTTRSQVQKKKDPGVFTIPCTIRLLHFAKALCDLRAIINLLPLSIYKKDFGDPKPTTMWLVMVD, encoded by the exons atgatggacattgtatggcaatcactacttgTAGAG gtgacaaaagatactgataaagtggtagagcttaatggtgaagtagaagataacactggaaaagatgatGAAGTGCCTagaaaggtaactcccatgcctataccaccacccccatttcctcaaatattagtgaaaaagattgaggatggtaaatatcggcgctttataacaatgttgaagaaatTTTCtgtcaatgtccctttggtagaagctttagaacaaatgcccggttacgccaagtttatgaaagatctggttacaaagaaaagatcggtaacatttgaggatgatgatagaatgatGCATTGTAGTGCTACTACTACAAGATCTCaggtacaaaagaaaaaagatccgggtgtgttcactattccttgtacaatcagactattacattttgcgaaagcattatgtgatctgcgGGCAATCATAAATCTCTTGCCCCTTTCAATTTACAAGAAAGAttttggtgatccaaagcccactacGATGTGGCTAGTGATGGTTGATTGA